Proteins from a genomic interval of Kitasatospora herbaricolor:
- a CDS encoding PAAR domain-containing protein produces the protein MTAGQSERTEDRMPQAARLGDTTSHTYTPVVPGVPTGTVGPPGGQALPALPVDPGPLLGVTSVRIGGQPAAVVGTVHTCTLHMPMTLTLTNLALPAVPPPPPAAGRVLIGGFPAARKGDRLSCQASVSSGAPTVFVGGR, from the coding sequence GTGACGGCCGGCCAGAGCGAGAGAACCGAGGACCGGATGCCGCAGGCGGCGAGGCTGGGAGACACCACCAGCCACACGTACACCCCCGTGGTGCCCGGGGTTCCCACCGGCACCGTGGGCCCGCCCGGCGGGCAGGCGCTGCCCGCGCTGCCGGTGGATCCCGGGCCGTTGCTGGGCGTCACCTCGGTACGGATCGGCGGGCAGCCGGCGGCCGTGGTGGGCACGGTGCACACCTGCACCCTGCACATGCCGATGACGCTGACCCTGACCAATCTGGCGCTGCCGGCCGTGCCCCCGCCGCCGCCGGCCGCCGGCCGGGTGCTGATCGGCGGGTTCCCGGCGGCCCGCAAGGGTGACCGGCTGAGCTGCCAGGCGTCGGTAAGCAGCGGCGCGCCGACCGTGTTCGTCGGGGGGCGGTGA
- a CDS encoding GPW/gp25 family protein, whose translation MPEQFVGAGWAFPLRTDATGSIALVDRDREISESIRLVLGTAPGERPMRPEFGCGIHGYVFATADADTAGRISYEVRRALDRWEPRILVDRVEVALDSSDSGTLYIEIRYTVRGTNNPRSLVFPFYVIPAHEPSPAGGTQSVQESSR comes from the coding sequence ATGCCCGAGCAGTTCGTCGGGGCGGGCTGGGCCTTCCCGCTGCGGACCGACGCCACCGGCTCGATCGCGCTGGTCGACCGGGACCGGGAGATCAGCGAGTCGATCCGGCTGGTGCTGGGGACGGCGCCGGGAGAGCGGCCGATGCGGCCGGAGTTCGGCTGCGGCATCCACGGGTACGTCTTCGCGACGGCGGACGCCGACACCGCGGGGCGGATCTCGTACGAGGTGCGGCGGGCGCTGGACCGCTGGGAGCCGCGGATCCTGGTGGACCGGGTGGAGGTGGCGCTGGACTCCTCGGACAGCGGCACCCTCTACATCGAGATCCGCTACACCGTGCGGGGCACCAACAACCCGCGCAGCCTGGTCTTCCCGTTCTACGTGATTCCCGCGCACGAGCCGTCGCCCGCCGGCGGCACGCAGTCCGTTCAGGAGAGTTCCCGCTGA
- a CDS encoding putative baseplate assembly protein has translation MVLPSPNLDDRRFQQLVDEAKRFIQQRCPEWSDHNVSDPGVTLVEAFAHMTDQLLYRLNRVPEKSYLAFLDLVGVELFPAAAARAEVTFWLSAPQPVQLRLRAGTEVSTLSSGHEDRIVFATTDELAVNPCEFGFLLTRPADGRPVDRTEELQAGQDVGCFADVPQAGDQLLVGLTAAVPHCAVLLRLDSRVEGVGVDPRQPPLVWEAYDGDGWLPCEVDSDGTGGLNRPGEVVLHVPGGHALATVAGQRAGWLRCRTVPARPGQPFYAASPTVRAVTAATVGGTVRAVNAQSVDGEFIGDSEGTPGQRFAVAHPPMLGGDGPLTVEVSSEDGWRDWREVETFADRGPLDRCFTVDRTGGEVALGPAVREPDGSLRQYGAVPPKGARIRVARYRTGGGRRGNVARGALSVVRSSVPYVARVENREAASGGVDGETVQGAMARGPLHLRTQDRAVTAADYELLARRAAPSAARILALPAGRGAEEGGVRVLVVPAAVADSGDRLRFEQMVPPDDMLAGIARYLDERRPIGARLVVEPPFYQGVTVVARLMARRGTATGQVRERALDALHRYLNPLTGGADGTGWPFGRPVQAGEAYAVLQRLPGVELVDDVKLFPANPLTGERGAPGDRVDLDRNALVFSYQHQVRVEEL, from the coding sequence ATGGTCCTGCCCTCCCCCAATCTCGACGACCGCCGGTTCCAGCAGCTGGTGGACGAGGCGAAACGGTTCATCCAGCAGCGTTGCCCGGAGTGGTCGGACCACAACGTCTCCGACCCGGGGGTGACGCTGGTCGAGGCCTTCGCCCACATGACGGATCAGCTGCTGTACCGGCTCAACCGGGTGCCGGAGAAGAGCTACCTGGCCTTCCTGGACCTGGTCGGGGTGGAGTTGTTCCCGGCGGCGGCGGCCCGCGCCGAGGTGACCTTCTGGCTGTCCGCGCCGCAGCCGGTCCAGCTGCGACTGCGGGCCGGCACCGAGGTGTCCACCCTCAGCAGCGGCCACGAGGACCGGATCGTCTTCGCCACCACCGACGAACTCGCCGTCAACCCGTGCGAGTTCGGTTTCCTGCTGACCCGGCCGGCGGACGGCCGCCCGGTCGACCGGACGGAGGAGCTGCAGGCCGGTCAGGATGTCGGCTGCTTCGCCGACGTCCCGCAGGCGGGTGACCAGTTGCTGGTCGGGCTGACCGCGGCGGTCCCGCACTGCGCGGTGCTGCTGCGCCTGGACAGCCGGGTCGAGGGCGTCGGTGTGGACCCGCGCCAGCCGCCGCTGGTCTGGGAGGCGTACGACGGGGACGGCTGGCTGCCGTGCGAGGTGGACAGCGACGGGACCGGCGGCCTGAACCGCCCCGGCGAGGTGGTGCTGCACGTACCGGGCGGGCACGCGCTGGCCACCGTGGCCGGCCAGCGGGCCGGCTGGCTGCGCTGCCGGACGGTGCCGGCCAGGCCCGGGCAGCCGTTCTACGCGGCCTCGCCGACCGTGCGGGCGGTCACCGCCGCCACCGTCGGCGGCACCGTGCGGGCGGTCAACGCGCAGAGCGTGGACGGGGAGTTCATCGGCGACTCGGAAGGCACGCCGGGCCAGCGCTTCGCCGTGGCGCACCCCCCGATGCTGGGCGGCGACGGCCCGCTGACCGTCGAGGTGTCCTCGGAGGACGGCTGGCGCGACTGGCGCGAGGTGGAGACCTTCGCCGACCGGGGGCCGCTGGACCGCTGCTTCACCGTCGACCGCACCGGCGGCGAGGTGGCGTTGGGCCCGGCCGTGCGGGAGCCCGACGGCTCGCTGCGCCAGTACGGCGCGGTGCCGCCCAAGGGGGCCCGGATCCGGGTGGCGCGCTACCGCACCGGCGGCGGCCGGCGGGGCAACGTGGCGCGCGGGGCGCTGTCGGTGGTCCGCAGTTCGGTGCCGTACGTGGCCCGGGTGGAGAACCGGGAGGCGGCGTCCGGCGGGGTGGACGGCGAGACGGTGCAGGGCGCGATGGCGCGCGGGCCGCTCCACCTGCGCACCCAGGACCGCGCGGTGACCGCGGCCGACTACGAACTGCTGGCCCGGCGGGCGGCCCCCTCGGCGGCCCGGATCCTGGCGCTGCCGGCGGGCCGCGGCGCGGAGGAGGGCGGGGTGCGGGTGCTGGTGGTGCCGGCGGCCGTCGCGGACAGCGGCGACCGGCTGCGCTTCGAGCAGATGGTGCCGCCGGACGACATGCTGGCGGGCATCGCCCGGTACCTGGACGAACGCCGCCCGATCGGCGCCCGGCTGGTGGTCGAGCCGCCGTTCTACCAGGGCGTCACGGTGGTGGCCCGGCTGATGGCCCGGCGCGGCACCGCGACCGGCCAGGTCCGCGAGCGGGCCCTGGACGCGCTCCACCGGTACCTCAACCCGCTGACCGGCGGCGCCGACGGCACGGGCTGGCCGTTCGGCCGCCCGGTCCAGGCGGGCGAGGCGTACGCGGTGCTCCAGCGCCTGCCCGGGGTCGAACTCGTCGACGACGTGAAGCTGTTCCCGGCGAACCCGTTGACGGGTGAGCGGGGCGCTCCGGGCGACCGGGTCGACCTGGACCGCAACGCGCTGGTGTTCTCGTACCAGCACCAGGTCCGGGTGGAGGAGCTGTGA
- a CDS encoding phage tail protein — translation MRGGTGPQRPGGDGARYAVDGLASPRPFAARLPEVYADGEFGGRFVAAFDDVLAPVFAVLDCLDAYWDPRLAPPDFLAWLAGWVAADTAAGQPVERLRPAVGEAVRVHRLRGTVPGLTEQLRLLGVEAEVTDNGGAHWSATPNGPLPGSPRQSLLVRVAVPVEEGDPAALLRRVEALVEEHRPAHVGYRVEAAQR, via the coding sequence GTGAGGGGGGGCACCGGGCCGCAGCGGCCCGGCGGGGACGGCGCGCGGTACGCCGTGGACGGCCTGGCCTCGCCCCGGCCGTTCGCCGCCCGGCTGCCCGAGGTGTACGCGGACGGGGAGTTCGGCGGGCGCTTCGTGGCGGCCTTCGACGACGTGCTGGCGCCGGTCTTCGCCGTGCTGGACTGCCTGGACGCCTACTGGGACCCGCGGTTGGCGCCGCCGGACTTCCTCGCCTGGCTGGCCGGCTGGGTCGCCGCCGACACCGCGGCCGGGCAGCCGGTCGAGCGGCTGCGGCCGGCGGTGGGCGAGGCCGTCCGGGTGCACCGGCTGCGCGGCACCGTGCCCGGCCTGACCGAACAACTGCGGCTGCTGGGCGTCGAGGCGGAGGTCACGGACAACGGCGGGGCGCACTGGTCGGCGACGCCGAACGGGCCGCTGCCGGGCTCGCCACGACAGTCGCTGCTGGTGCGGGTGGCCGTCCCGGTGGAGGAGGGTGATCCGGCGGCGCTGCTGCGCCGGGTCGAGGCGCTGGTGGAGGAGCACCGCCCGGCCCATGTGGGGTACCGGGTCGAGGCGGCGCAGCGGTAG
- a CDS encoding COG1470 family protein yields MSIWTSLEPASATVDAGGTTTVTLRVRNTGDVVEEYRVAPLGGPALWLRIEPAALTLYPGTTGTVELVFSPPRSPEAAAGPHPYALQVTPAEQRSATTVVEGVVSVAPFTELHAELVPPVTRGRFRGRLHLAVDNLGNTPVTAVLAGRDTGDQLDFDPHPSSVQIAPGRAVFSKVSVKPRRIRWSGGSESLPVTLAVQRAGAEPLTLEGSYLNRAVLPRWAAGLLGVLAAVLLGCLALWLTASPSVASRAKPAAPLAAQPAGAGAPIAPEPVPLAPEPTAPAPVVPGAPDPLPGQPAAGSAGGSSGGSSGGSSGGGGGGGGGTASGGGGAAAPAPAPAVPPAPAGPARAALPIKAGDRTPNLFVLFAQERLKRLDATNDCRLTKAVTAGQMDAPTVEKIACFQKATDDHKRTPPGTLLATDKSGNLGRATMSALWMWDVIGDGSKVGPGRTTWEVFATRAALRWADQSELSAADLAADEDNVRKLLASWSSKAALPTASYDDAKLATAIPKYQGDQPAAAGGVSTALLALISGWVKDQAAPGVVQPTSWPKP; encoded by the coding sequence GTGAGCATCTGGACTTCCCTAGAACCCGCATCGGCCACCGTGGACGCGGGCGGCACCACCACCGTCACCCTGCGGGTGCGCAACACCGGTGACGTCGTCGAGGAGTACCGCGTCGCGCCGCTGGGCGGCCCGGCGCTGTGGCTGCGGATCGAACCGGCCGCCCTGACGCTCTACCCGGGCACCACCGGCACGGTGGAGCTGGTCTTCTCCCCGCCGCGCTCCCCGGAGGCCGCCGCCGGGCCGCACCCCTACGCCCTGCAGGTCACCCCCGCCGAGCAGCGCTCGGCCACCACGGTGGTCGAGGGCGTCGTATCGGTCGCGCCGTTCACCGAACTGCACGCCGAACTGGTGCCGCCGGTCACCCGGGGCCGGTTCCGGGGCCGTCTGCACCTGGCCGTGGACAACCTGGGCAACACCCCGGTCACCGCCGTGCTGGCCGGGCGGGACACCGGCGACCAGCTCGACTTCGACCCGCACCCCTCCTCGGTGCAGATCGCCCCCGGCCGGGCCGTGTTCAGCAAGGTGTCGGTGAAGCCGCGCCGGATCCGCTGGAGCGGCGGCAGCGAGAGCCTGCCCGTCACCCTGGCCGTCCAGCGGGCCGGCGCCGAGCCGCTGACCCTGGAGGGCAGTTACCTCAACCGGGCGGTGCTGCCCCGCTGGGCGGCCGGCCTGCTCGGTGTGCTGGCGGCGGTGCTGCTCGGCTGCCTGGCGCTCTGGCTGACCGCCAGCCCCTCGGTGGCCAGCCGGGCGAAGCCCGCAGCCCCGCTCGCGGCCCAGCCGGCCGGGGCCGGCGCGCCGATCGCCCCCGAGCCGGTGCCGCTCGCGCCCGAGCCCACCGCGCCGGCCCCGGTGGTGCCCGGCGCGCCCGACCCGCTCCCGGGCCAGCCGGCCGCCGGCAGCGCCGGCGGCTCCTCGGGCGGCTCCTCGGGCGGCTCCTCCGGCGGTGGTGGAGGTGGCGGCGGCGGTACGGCCTCCGGCGGCGGTGGCGCAGCCGCGCCCGCGCCCGCGCCGGCCGTGCCGCCGGCCCCGGCGGGTCCGGCCCGGGCCGCGCTGCCGATCAAGGCGGGTGACAGGACGCCCAACCTCTTCGTCCTCTTCGCCCAGGAACGGCTGAAGCGCCTGGACGCCACCAACGACTGCCGGCTGACCAAGGCCGTCACGGCCGGCCAGATGGACGCGCCGACGGTGGAGAAGATCGCCTGCTTCCAGAAGGCCACCGACGACCACAAGCGGACCCCGCCGGGCACCCTGCTGGCGACCGACAAGTCCGGCAACCTCGGCCGCGCGACGATGTCCGCGCTGTGGATGTGGGACGTCATCGGCGACGGCTCCAAGGTCGGCCCCGGCAGAACCACCTGGGAGGTGTTCGCCACCAGGGCCGCGCTGCGCTGGGCCGACCAGAGCGAGCTGAGCGCCGCCGACCTGGCCGCGGACGAGGACAACGTCCGCAAGCTGCTCGCCAGTTGGAGCAGCAAGGCGGCCCTGCCGACCGCCTCGTACGACGACGCCAAGCTGGCGACGGCGATCCCGAAGTACCAGGGCGACCAGCCGGCGGCGGCGGGCGGCGTCAGCACCGCCCTGCTCGCGCTGATCTCCGGCTGGGTGAAGGACCAGGCGGCGCCCGGCGTGGTGCAGCCCACCAGCTGGCCCAAGCCGTAG
- a CDS encoding helix-turn-helix transcriptional regulator — translation MTSSATTSTGTKTTTTRTGGSTTRTSAARTGLPGADRIPAPRSAGPRPDALRPWLAERTEALARAGEMAERARHGSGGVLLLAGAAGTGRTALLAAVAAGPAAAGLGVLRARCSAEESHSAYAAARQLFNPGARSRGLATRTPGAVGRAGPQPPGDPEADLWDLLLLHASHRPLLLAVDDIQLADAPSRQWLHQLCRRIDRLPVLLVVTERRRPELGSPAAGFGRTLTSPPAQTCLLAPLGRAAVAELAARRLGAGRPPGSTPGVVAGTLPGTASARTAGAPDAARTPVDAPVDDALVDDALVDDCLQATGGNPLLLDALLTDLAALPRDRARQTAAGRGPAPAAFVDAVDHWLNSSGPEAATAARTLAQLDSRPLEPAGPQPGAGDERASAPAPSDRSGRPDLPPSPPLPAPPHPDPLLPAPVEPGGHAAVAAELAELTGADPLRLAGWLAGLTAQGLLGPAPDAGRPRFAHPLLREAVLAGWDAARRAEVHRAAAALLHRRGDPDEQIAQHLLLVPGPGERWASDVLHRAARSALRDGRQSLAAALLRRALAEPLSARRRGATLTELGCLEVSLGGTGHAAGIRHLAEAVHLQQSDEGVFTAANALGAALAARGETAAALEVLEELADRFADREDLARAVQAAAALISSHDGHSWLQVVEGLRRIAARTPVRIAPAARALLTEFDSTSGLLSAAEVAERVRELTEAPQDPFSQSYVTASAATLAQWADLLPVADRLVEQSMAAYRGPLLHPGYQCLLSVRAESRVMRGEYRQLLEECRAPAREGGPAGPDGDPGHQGLLSLGNAHLVAQAVIALTETGRLDEAHELSRSAEAGGTHGSWEWNEYLYARGLLQLASGRPATALADLLECGRRQRERQVESPIVTPWRSAAADCQVLLGLPGQAVELAAEELRLARVWGTPRTVGRAMRALAAATGGRQGLATAEEAVELLTEAEVATELIPALITFGQLLGAAGRRAAARRTLREAAARAERLGAVRLRTVAVGLLQESGARLTTQRHTGAPALTSSEQRICRLAAAGHSNAEIAGLLHLAVRTVETHLTNSFRKLGIRRRAELAAGFESAEPAEE, via the coding sequence ATGACCAGCAGCGCGACCACGAGTACGGGTACGAAGACCACGACCACGAGAACGGGTGGGAGCACCACGAGGACGAGCGCCGCCCGGACCGGCCTCCCCGGCGCGGACCGGATCCCGGCGCCCCGGTCCGCCGGGCCGCGGCCGGACGCCCTGCGCCCGTGGCTGGCCGAGCGCACCGAGGCCCTCGCCCGCGCCGGGGAGATGGCGGAGCGGGCCCGGCACGGCTCGGGAGGCGTCCTGCTGCTCGCCGGCGCCGCCGGCACCGGCCGCACCGCCCTGCTCGCGGCCGTCGCGGCCGGCCCGGCGGCGGCCGGTCTCGGGGTCCTGCGCGCCCGCTGTTCGGCCGAGGAGTCGCACAGCGCGTACGCGGCCGCCCGGCAGCTGTTCAACCCGGGCGCCCGCTCCCGCGGCCTGGCCACCCGGACCCCGGGCGCGGTCGGCCGGGCCGGGCCGCAGCCGCCGGGCGATCCGGAGGCCGACCTCTGGGACCTGCTGCTCCTGCACGCCTCGCACCGCCCGCTGCTGCTGGCGGTGGACGACATCCAGCTGGCCGACGCCCCCTCGCGGCAGTGGCTGCACCAGCTCTGCCGCCGGATCGACCGGCTGCCCGTCCTGCTGGTCGTCACCGAGCGGCGCCGGCCGGAACTCGGCTCCCCGGCGGCCGGCTTCGGCCGCACCCTGACCTCGCCGCCGGCGCAGACCTGCCTGCTGGCACCGCTCGGCCGTGCCGCGGTCGCCGAACTCGCCGCCCGCCGGCTCGGCGCCGGACGACCGCCCGGCAGCACCCCCGGCGTCGTTGCCGGAACCCTTCCCGGCACCGCCTCCGCACGCACGGCCGGGGCGCCGGACGCGGCCAGGACGCCGGTGGACGCCCCGGTGGACGACGCCCTGGTGGACGACGCCCTGGTGGACGACTGCCTACAGGCGACCGGCGGCAACCCGCTGCTGCTGGACGCCCTGCTCACCGACCTCGCCGCGCTGCCCCGGGACCGGGCCCGGCAGACCGCCGCCGGCCGGGGGCCCGCGCCGGCGGCCTTCGTCGACGCGGTCGACCACTGGCTCAACAGCTCCGGCCCCGAGGCCGCCACCGCCGCCCGGACCCTGGCCCAGCTGGACAGCCGCCCCCTGGAGCCGGCCGGCCCGCAGCCGGGGGCGGGCGACGAGCGGGCGTCGGCCCCGGCACCGTCCGACCGGTCCGGCCGGCCGGACCTCCCGCCTTCCCCGCCCCTCCCGGCGCCGCCGCATCCGGATCCGCTCCTCCCGGCCCCGGTCGAACCCGGCGGCCACGCCGCGGTCGCCGCCGAACTCGCCGAACTCACCGGCGCCGACCCGCTCCGGCTGGCCGGCTGGCTGGCCGGACTGACGGCTCAGGGACTGCTCGGCCCGGCCCCGGACGCCGGTCGGCCCCGCTTCGCGCACCCGCTGCTGCGCGAAGCCGTCCTGGCCGGCTGGGACGCCGCCCGCCGGGCGGAGGTGCACCGGGCCGCCGCCGCACTGCTGCACCGCCGCGGCGACCCCGACGAACAGATCGCCCAGCACCTGCTGCTCGTCCCCGGCCCGGGCGAGCGCTGGGCCTCCGACGTCCTGCACCGGGCGGCCCGCTCGGCCCTGCGGGACGGCCGGCAGTCGCTCGCCGCCGCGCTGCTGCGGCGTGCCCTGGCCGAGCCGCTGTCCGCCCGCCGCCGGGGCGCCACCCTCACCGAACTCGGCTGCCTGGAGGTCTCCCTGGGCGGCACCGGGCACGCGGCCGGCATCCGGCACCTGGCCGAGGCCGTGCACCTGCAGCAGTCCGACGAGGGCGTCTTCACGGCGGCCAACGCCCTCGGCGCGGCGCTCGCCGCCCGCGGCGAGACCGCCGCCGCGCTGGAGGTGCTGGAGGAACTCGCCGACCGCTTCGCCGACCGGGAGGACCTCGCCCGCGCCGTCCAGGCCGCCGCCGCACTGATCTCCTCGCACGACGGCCACAGCTGGCTGCAGGTGGTCGAGGGACTGCGCCGGATCGCGGCCCGGACCCCCGTGCGGATCGCACCGGCCGCCCGGGCGCTGCTCACCGAGTTCGACTCGACCAGCGGCCTGCTGTCCGCCGCCGAGGTGGCCGAGCGGGTGCGCGAGCTGACCGAGGCCCCGCAGGACCCGTTCTCGCAGTCGTACGTCACCGCCTCCGCCGCCACCCTGGCCCAGTGGGCCGACCTGCTGCCGGTGGCCGACCGGCTGGTGGAGCAGAGCATGGCCGCCTACCGCGGCCCGCTGCTGCACCCCGGGTACCAGTGCCTGCTCAGCGTCCGCGCGGAGAGCCGGGTGATGCGGGGGGAGTACCGGCAGCTGCTGGAGGAGTGCCGGGCGCCGGCCCGGGAGGGCGGCCCGGCCGGGCCGGACGGCGACCCGGGCCACCAGGGCCTGCTCTCCCTGGGCAACGCCCACCTGGTGGCCCAGGCCGTGATCGCACTGACCGAGACCGGCCGGCTGGACGAGGCGCACGAGCTGTCCCGGTCGGCCGAGGCGGGCGGGACGCACGGCTCCTGGGAGTGGAACGAGTACCTGTACGCCCGGGGGCTCCTGCAGCTCGCCTCCGGCCGGCCCGCGACCGCGCTGGCGGACCTGCTGGAGTGCGGCCGCCGCCAGCGCGAGCGGCAGGTGGAGAGCCCGATCGTGACCCCGTGGCGGTCGGCCGCCGCCGACTGCCAGGTGCTGCTGGGGCTGCCGGGACAGGCCGTGGAGCTGGCCGCCGAGGAACTGCGGCTGGCCCGGGTCTGGGGCACGCCCCGCACCGTCGGCCGGGCGATGCGGGCGCTGGCCGCGGCCACCGGCGGACGGCAGGGCCTCGCGACCGCGGAGGAGGCGGTCGAGCTGCTGACGGAGGCGGAGGTGGCGACCGAGCTGATCCCGGCCCTGATCACCTTCGGGCAGCTGCTCGGAGCCGCCGGCCGGCGGGCCGCCGCCCGGCGGACCCTGCGGGAGGCGGCGGCCCGGGCCGAACGCCTCGGCGCGGTCCGGCTGCGGACGGTCGCCGTCGGTCTGCTCCAGGAGTCCGGGGCCCGGCTGACCACCCAGCGGCACACCGGCGCACCCGCGCTGACCAGCAGCGAGCAGCGGATCTGCCGGCTCGCCGCGGCCGGCCACTCCAACGCCGAGATCGCCGGCCTGCTGCACCTGGCGGTCCGCACGGTGGAGACCCATCTGACCAACAGCTTCCGGAAGTTGGGCATCCGGCGGCGGGCCGAACTTGCGGCCGGCTTCGAGTCGGCCGAACCGGCCGAGGAGTAG
- a CDS encoding helix-turn-helix transcriptional regulator, with amino-acid sequence MTVLQADGAVRSGVRPGVRAGVRIPVVVHAADPISRAGAVSQLKQCATLELVEEQHAAAGAVAVMLAETVDATVTAALRRMVRGGEVRVVLVVERMREAELLEAVECGVAAILWRREATAPRLGQAVLAAARGDGDLPADLLGRLIVQMGRLQRSVQGMPGFTPPGISERESDILRLVAEGWDTAEIAAKLSYSERTVKNVLHGLTTRLHLRNRAHAVAYALREGYI; translated from the coding sequence ATGACTGTCCTGCAGGCCGACGGAGCCGTCCGGTCCGGGGTCCGACCGGGAGTACGGGCCGGGGTGCGGATCCCCGTGGTGGTCCACGCGGCGGACCCGATCTCACGGGCCGGCGCGGTGAGCCAGCTCAAGCAGTGCGCCACGCTGGAACTCGTCGAGGAGCAGCACGCGGCGGCCGGCGCGGTCGCCGTGATGCTGGCGGAGACGGTGGACGCGACGGTGACGGCGGCGCTGCGGCGGATGGTGCGCGGCGGGGAGGTCCGGGTCGTCCTGGTGGTCGAGCGGATGCGCGAGGCCGAGCTGCTGGAGGCCGTCGAGTGCGGGGTGGCGGCGATCCTGTGGCGCCGGGAGGCCACCGCGCCGCGGCTGGGCCAGGCGGTGCTGGCGGCCGCCCGGGGCGACGGGGACCTGCCGGCCGACCTGCTGGGCCGGCTGATCGTGCAGATGGGGCGGCTGCAGCGGAGCGTGCAGGGGATGCCCGGGTTCACGCCGCCGGGGATCTCGGAGCGCGAGTCGGACATCCTGCGGCTGGTCGCGGAGGGCTGGGACACCGCCGAGATCGCCGCGAAGCTGTCGTACTCGGAGCGGACGGTGAAGAACGTCCTGCACGGGCTGACCACGCGTCTGCACCTGCGCAACCGGGCCCACGCGGTCGCGTACGCGCTGCGCGAGGGCTACATCTGA
- a CDS encoding bifunctional metallophosphatase/5'-nucleotidase — MPLNRRDFVARSAATAAGAALAGGVSVAAAAPAAAKGAEPQEKKGPKKQAFTVMGTTDLHGRVLNWDYFTDAVYADKAHNEVGLAKISTLAKQVREDKGWDRTLLIDAGDTIQGTQLTYYYARVDPIATDADTAPEHPMALAMNTMEYTAAALGNHEFNYGIDTLRAYEEQLDFPLLGANALHAKNDKPAFPPYVIRKIKLPGGPALKVGILGLTNPGIAIWDKANVAGKMTFPGIVETARTWLPKLKAAGADVVVVACHSGMDEATSYGDQLPWGENVSVALAEQVAGIDAVLVGHAHKEIPQRLVVNKETGKTVVLSEPLCWGQRLTCFDFEVELDNGAWKVTSLSARVLNSNTVPEDPEIVNLMTAQHKKVVEYVNQVIGTAKIELSIAEAPFQDTPIIDLIGKVQVDVVKAALASTAYATLPVLAQAAPFNRTAKIPAGQVKLRDAAGLYIYENTLEARILTGAQIKDYLEFSAKYYNQLAPGAAVDKATLTNAQNIPDYNYDSVYGVSYDIDIAQPAGSRIVNLSFDGKPIDPAAQFVLAVNNYRANGGGNFPHVAAATKVWANSDEIRNAMIGWVKEKGVIDPADFASVSWRLVRAGVPVF; from the coding sequence ATGCCCCTGAACCGCCGTGACTTCGTCGCCCGCTCCGCCGCGACCGCCGCCGGCGCGGCCCTGGCCGGCGGCGTCTCGGTCGCCGCCGCCGCCCCCGCCGCGGCCAAGGGCGCCGAGCCGCAGGAGAAGAAGGGTCCCAAGAAGCAGGCCTTCACCGTGATGGGCACCACCGACCTGCACGGCCGGGTGCTCAACTGGGACTACTTCACCGACGCCGTCTACGCCGACAAGGCGCACAACGAGGTCGGCCTCGCCAAGATCTCCACGCTGGCCAAGCAGGTCCGCGAGGACAAGGGCTGGGACCGCACCCTGCTGATCGACGCCGGCGACACCATCCAGGGCACCCAGCTGACCTACTACTACGCCCGGGTCGACCCGATCGCCACCGATGCCGACACCGCGCCCGAGCACCCGATGGCGCTCGCCATGAACACCATGGAGTACACCGCCGCGGCGCTCGGCAACCACGAGTTCAACTACGGCATCGACACCCTGCGGGCCTACGAGGAGCAGCTGGACTTCCCGCTGCTGGGCGCCAACGCGCTGCACGCGAAGAACGACAAGCCGGCCTTCCCGCCGTACGTGATCCGCAAGATCAAGCTCCCCGGCGGCCCGGCGCTCAAGGTCGGCATCCTCGGCCTGACCAACCCCGGCATCGCCATCTGGGACAAGGCGAACGTGGCCGGCAAGATGACCTTCCCCGGCATCGTGGAGACCGCGCGGACCTGGCTGCCGAAGCTGAAGGCGGCCGGCGCGGACGTCGTCGTGGTGGCCTGCCACTCCGGCATGGACGAGGCGACCTCCTACGGCGACCAGCTGCCCTGGGGCGAGAACGTCTCGGTCGCGCTGGCCGAGCAGGTCGCGGGCATCGACGCCGTCCTGGTGGGCCACGCGCACAAGGAGATCCCGCAGCGGCTGGTCGTCAACAAGGAGACCGGGAAGACCGTCGTGCTCTCCGAGCCGCTCTGCTGGGGCCAGCGGCTGACCTGCTTCGACTTCGAGGTCGAGCTGGACAACGGCGCCTGGAAGGTCACCTCGCTCTCCGCCCGCGTCCTGAACTCCAACACGGTGCCGGAGGACCCGGAGATCGTGAACCTGATGACCGCCCAGCACAAGAAGGTCGTCGAGTACGTCAACCAGGTCATCGGCACCGCGAAGATCGAACTGTCGATCGCCGAGGCGCCGTTCCAGGACACCCCGATCATCGACCTGATCGGCAAGGTCCAGGTGGACGTGGTCAAGGCGGCGCTGGCCTCCACCGCGTACGCCACCCTGCCGGTGCTGGCCCAGGCCGCGCCGTTCAACCGCACCGCGAAGATCCCGGCCGGGCAGGTCAAGCTGCGCGACGCCGCCGGGCTGTACATCTACGAGAACACCCTGGAGGCGCGGATCCTGACCGGCGCCCAGATCAAGGACTACCTGGAGTTCTCCGCGAAGTACTACAACCAGCTCGCCCCGGGTGCGGCGGTCGACAAGGCCACCCTGACCAACGCGCAGAACATCCCGGACTACAACTACGACTCCGTCTACGGCGTCTCCTACGACATCGACATCGCCCAGCCGGCCGGCTCGCGGATCGTCAACCTGTCCTTCGACGGCAAGCCGATCGACCCGGCCGCCCAGTTCGTGCTGGCCGTCAACAACTACCGCGCCAACGGCGGCGGCAACTTCCCGCACGTGGCCGCCGCCACCAAGGTGTGGGCGAACTCGGACGAGATCCGCAACGCGATGATCGGCTGGGTGAAGGAGAAGGGCGTCATCGACCCGGCCGACTTCGCCTCGGTCTCCTGGCGCCTGGTCCGGGCCGGCGTCCCGGTCTTCTAG